From the genome of Desmospora profundinema, one region includes:
- a CDS encoding GNAT family N-acetyltransferase codes for MEHRKQYHSLTLPGSGGDLMVEGPVPPETFIQYSFHEGLVAFRPPEEQQRAILGITRLPEGRVIIARTANEIVGYVTYLHPDALEHWSKGNMENLLELGAIEVAAPYRTDGVAKALLRVSFLDPYMEHYIVISTEYYWHWDLKGTGLSVWEYRRVMEKVMASAGLEWMATDDPEITAHPANCLMARIGKYVPPSSVEQFDRLRFRHRILY; via the coding sequence TTGGAACACCGCAAACAATACCACTCCCTCACGCTTCCTGGATCGGGGGGTGACTTAATGGTGGAAGGCCCTGTCCCCCCAGAAACGTTTATACAATATTCCTTCCATGAAGGACTGGTCGCCTTTCGTCCTCCGGAAGAACAACAGCGGGCGATTCTCGGCATCACCCGATTGCCGGAGGGGCGGGTTATCATCGCTCGCACCGCCAACGAAATCGTAGGGTATGTAACCTATCTTCACCCCGATGCGCTGGAACACTGGTCGAAAGGCAATATGGAGAACCTGCTCGAATTGGGGGCCATTGAAGTGGCAGCCCCGTATCGAACAGATGGGGTCGCCAAAGCGTTGTTGCGCGTCTCTTTCTTAGATCCCTATATGGAGCACTACATCGTTATCTCCACCGAATATTATTGGCACTGGGATTTGAAAGGAACCGGCCTGTCCGTTTGGGAATACCGCAGAGTGATGGAGAAGGTAATGGCCAGTGCCGGGTTGGAATGGATGGCTACAGACGATCCGGAAATTACGGCTCACCCCGCCAATTGCCTCATGGCTCGGATTGGCAAGTATGTTCCCCCATCCTCGGTGGAACAATTTGACCGCCTTCGGTTTCGGCATCGGATCCTATACTGA